The Triticum aestivum cultivar Chinese Spring chromosome 5A, IWGSC CS RefSeq v2.1, whole genome shotgun sequence genomic sequence TTAACAATCTTGGTCAAAAAAAATCCTCCTCCAACAGCCTTTGTATAAGTGGTCCCCGCCATATTATTTATAAAGCTTACTATACTTGCACCGAGACTTTGTATATTGCAAAGTGAAGAGGCGAGTTGCTATAATTTTACAAAGCCTCCTAAAGTGATCCCTTTCATATTTTTGTCTCAATGACCGGTAGGCCATGTATGTTGCGCGCGCGTGCTGTGTACGTGTGTTGTGTGTATCTTGTTTTTGCATGGAATATTTTTTGCATGCCGCATGTGTGTTGTGCTGTGtacgtttttttttttttttgcatagatTTTTTTCATGGAGTATGTACGtggacgtgtgtgtgtgtgtgtgtgtgacgtgTATGGCGGCAAGTTGTGCTAATATATGTATTCATGTACGTAAGCTAGTGTGTGGTGTGTATCACAAACTGTCCCCGCATGTTATTGTATGTTTTGTACAAATATAACAATTCAATATACAAAAGCTGCCAAAGCAAAATACATGTTGGTTTTGTaaaccttctctctcctcttgtcATAACAAGTTTCTAGCAATCCAATATAAAAAGGCTGATGGAGATGCTTTAAAGAAAAATAGGGCATGCGTGATCTTGTCTGTCTCCATGGAACATGGTGCATAATATCAGGGGTGGCATAATTTtggctacatattcgcacgcaacaCTGTTGGCATATGGAATCAGGTCCAATCACCGATGATAAGACCAATCCAATCCTGAAATTTCATTCCCGACCATACCACCCAGCGGAGTGAGCATAGGGAACGAAAGGATTGCTTGTGATCGAATCAAAGGATTAATAGTGTGCACCACTACAGAACCGGCTATCACCGCCGGTTCCAAAGTGGCCTTCACTACCGGATATGAAACCGGCAGCGGGCAACCAGTAGTAATTAAAGTTTTGGATTCCGATGCAAAACAATGTCCTGTAGGGTCCTGAGATTTCCAGTTACCATGGTACCCAAAAAATATCATACGGTTATCGGATATTTTTTTGTGTgaatgaattttgaattcaaacaaaatttAATCAAAAATTAGGATGATTTGCTAGGTAAGAAGATTCCTGATAGGGTATCAAGATACGCAGTTACAAGGCGGTAACCAAATCTTCCGCCCAATAACCGAATCCTTGGTAGCGATGGCCATTGGCATCACCTTGGAGGCAAAGATTCAATATGACCACTGAAGCAATATAGCTAGCATTTGTCCAATTTGGTAGCAATCATCATCAATCGCTTGTTACTACACATGAGTAGCCAAGACGGTTAGGTGAGAAGAAGATGAGGCACCGGAGCTATTCAGTTTATTTCCTACTTATAATAGACATGTCGTTTACAACTTGAGGAAGAATAAAGTTAGGGATAGTAGTCTCCCAAAATTCAGACGAGCTAGACATAAAGGAGTGTTTGGCTAAACTATCAGTGACTGAATTAGCTTCTCTGCAATAGAAATAGTAGCCAACACTTGCAAAGTCCAAAGCGAGATGAGTACATTCAGCTAACACCGCCACATCCGGACCATATAATCATTTGCATGGGTAACCGACTCAACTGCAGACGTACAATCAGATTCAATGACCAGCTTGTTGCATCCTATTTTCCCGGCCAGATATAGACCATCCCAAGCACCATTTATCTCTGCTGATTCAGCATTGCAAACATGAGGTAAAACCCAAATCGCAGCAGCTATGAAGTTCCCTTTGTGGTCTCTCGCCACTGCGCCACTAGCTTCGGAAAGAGTTTCAAGATGAAAAGATGCATCAACATTTATCTTAATAGTGCCATCAATCAGTTTCTGCCAGGTATGGATTTCTTTCCTGGTAGGTTGATTCGGTGTTGCAGCTCTAAAAAAATTTGTTGCCAGAACCAGGATTGAGACAGCCAAGCGACTAGGCTCCTGGACGGTCTCTCCTTTTCCAATTTGACGTCTTTGCCACCATACCACATAGCTACCAAGATGAGCTCTGCCTTTGGAAGTTCATCAATCATCTTGCGGTTTTTCAACAAAATTTCTAGAGTAATTGAACCGGGCCTAACATTGAACTAGTGCACGTTGGACAACATCCTGTAAGCCAAGTTCGGTCCATTCCTCCTTCACCCTTGAACAATTAAAGTGGACAGGTTCTATATCATCAAAACCAAATTTACATATTGGGCATTGTGGAAGAACCGGGATGTGTCGTCCAGCTAGGACAACTAGGCATGGTAATACACCCATTAGTACCTTCCATCCAAAATGTTTAACTTTCCCTGGGATACGGAGTTGCCACAATTCCTTCCAGACCGAATTTATGTGCACACTGTCCATTTGGCGCCCAAATTGATGATTGAACTCCGCATGATATGCCGATCAGACTGAGAAAGTTGCGGATCTTGTATATTTCCATGCAACAAAATCTTCCACAGCCTCGGTCCGAAGGGGAACTGCACAATTCTGGCGACATCCACCGTTAAGAAGATAGCATGAATGAGATCCAAATCCCGTTGACCTGTATGAGGGTCAATCAAATCATGTACCAATTTTAACATAGTTCCTCCTCTTGGTGTAATGACTCTCCTTGTTTCTCTAGATGGGATCCATGGATCTTGCCAAAATTTTATTTGCGATCCTGAACCAACTCACCATATACAACCTCTTTTAAAAGTCTGAATTCCAGCAACTATACTTTGCCAAGTAAATACTTTGCACTTAGAACTCGAGCACACAAAGAATCGGGATTCCGGAGCTATTCAGTTTGTTGGTTCACGGGACGAGAAGCATAACATGTGAAGGGTTTTATGTAAATATGTCCCTGTATCTGAAGCATCCGTTCGAGATCCTACGGATGAGACACCAATTTTTCAGGTTTTCATCACTAGAGAATTTTCATCACATATGTTCCGGCGAATAATTGATATTGCTCGTGTTGCTGTTTCCAAAATTGCAGTTGTAGCCACATTCTCATTCATCGAACTCGTGCCAGGGAAGCCACCAACCACAACGATGTTGCATGGATATGGCACCCTACAACATTTTCGTGAAGGGTGCGATAGGGATTTGATAGGTTAGTCCAATAGTCACCAGGCCATGCATGAAAGGATTTTAATCAACCAAATATGCCTTGTTTCAATTTAACCGTCCCTTTTTATGATAAATGGTGTTTTTATTGACTTATAATGAAGCAGCACATAAATACTAAACATAATGAGTATTCACACGACCTCTGCATGACTAGGATTCACACAACCATCACCAACACATGCACGCAAATGAAACACGCCTGCAAGAGCAAAGTCATACAAAACTAAATCTATGCATATCTGGTAGAAACAGAAAAAACCCAAAGTGATCAAACATTATTCAACGAACAACATCAATTACCCTTGGTATCAACCATCTCTTGACAACACAAGGATTATGAGGAAGGTTCTTCAAAAATgacaccttcaagaagggaacgatgcaTACACGACGCCGTTGCTGGATGCAACTGCCATAGTCGGATCGCGACCTTTCACTCTAAAGATCAAGTCTGAATAAACTCCTAGCAATGCCTTCAGCAAGGTCATCACGCAAAAATTCGCCATTGCTAGGTATTACAACTAGAGTCAAGCCTAGTAATTCACACACACGGGAAGTCATTGGTGAGGGAGGAAGGTCACTGGCATTGCCAGTATCCTAATTCTGGACGCTTTGTCGGCCCCGCACCATCCTCACAAGTGGCAATCTATGAAGGATATGCATCAGACGATGACGCCAGCACATGCGACCACTTGTTCCCCATTGCTTCCAGCAGTGTAGGACCACAGTGGCAACCCTCTGTCCAAGAAGAGGACCACGATTGCCGTCTGTGAACTGGATGATCGTGGGATCACTATCTCTAGTGCAAAACCAACTTCCGACATGTGGTTGCTGCTACACAATCTTCACTTGTCTCAAGCCACTGCTCTTATTTCGCATCACGCCGTCATGCACAGATGATGGGAAGGATCTCACCATCATGGGAGCTCAGGGTCCGCAACCATCACAACAAGGGCTGGAGGGAGCGACAGTTGGAGTGGACAACGCCTAACCAAGAAAGCATCGTGTCGCCCATTAGGTCCAGTGTCAATTGCCACATGGACGTAGCGAGTGCCACTGCAAGGCTCGCCACGGTAGATCGCAACACCCCAGATTTGTAGCTGCATTGGCCTTGGTCATGCGATAGGATCGGCGTCATGGATGGTGTGTGGCCTCTCGCCTAGGAGCCGAACTCGCATAGGCAAGGACCGCCCGGTTCGAGATTGCTAAGCCTAGCTAGAGCCATTGCCGCGCCACTGCAAGGCAACGCCAAGCGGTAGAGGAACCGCCAGCCCAATTCGGGGGCGAGCTCGCCGCAGCCATGGCACGTGCTAGCGGCGACTACGGAGAGAAAAGGCGCCCACGGGAGGGAGGCTAGAGGTGGCGACTACGGTTCCTCATAGGTCACTCGCACGGGAGCGACATAGGAGTCAAGAAACTATCCTTCttgcctaagggcatctccaacatggaTCACCAAAACATGAAAAACTGTCCGACCAAACAGGCCGAACACTTTTAGGCCTCCAACATGAGTCGCCAAATTGAGCCAGACTGGTCCTTGGCGTCCAAAATCCCACAGCCCAGCCCCAAATTGATGGAAGCTCTATGGGAGTGGAAACATCCTCCATGTTGGACTACGACGCTGATGTCCCACCCAAAACCCCTCCTGGAGCCCATATGTTTTTCATGATCCTGATACTCTTTTTGCGACAAAGCATGCACTCCGCGCTTGATCATCTTCGTCTGCTCGGCCATCCACCACCACTGTGATGGATCTGTCGAAGCCCTTCACGCAGCCCGTCGTCCCGCGGAACCTTGGAAAGCATGCCTGTGTGACCATGTCCACAGAATGTCAAGTGCAGCGAGGGGGGGCCATCAATAAGGTCGCGGCCGCTTGGGCCACAGCTCCTCCACATCGGACCACCGTGCCCGGCCAACAACAGCCCTACCCCGTTCCCCTAGTCCATGCCACTGTACCTGTACTATTATGTCGGCCATCTAAATAGTCAGCCCGAGAGATGTGGTCGCCATAACACTCCACAACCTCCTTCACCTCTGCCTCCAGCCGCCTTCCACGGTACACTTTCGACCTTGACACGAACTATATGTACACGGAAATGGAGTCTCGCAGCTCGTCGGTCGATGTTTCCATCCAAGGAGCCCTCGTCCAGCAATGCCTAGTCACTTCGGCAGAATGCCTCCCCCAAGCTCGACGATGGCCTCCGATGAGCGATGTTGAAAATGATCCACAACGATGGCGACCACAAGGACAAATAAGTTGAGGACGACTACTTGCCatagccggaacaagaagagcttGATCCAGACACCAAGCAGCCGTAGTCGGACGCGCCCAATCCGGGcggcaagaagacaagaggttcgTCTTACCCAGTAAATGAGGATATACATCATTCAACATGAGGTCAACAATTATTGCGGCCCATACACACAAACACAAAAGCGGCGAGGTTTGTTCAAGTTTCCGTGCTAAAATGAAGTCTTTGACACGGACAACCAGACTAGGTGCTTTTAAGATCTATGGATGTATAAAACTTGATGAACATCTGTTGCTTTTGGTAGTAGTTGCATCTGTTTGTAAGTATATAAATGTATGTTTGGATTGCTAGATCTAGTTAAAGTTTGTCAAAGGAATGAGGAGCTGGACAAGGGCAGACATTTGGTGACTCCAAGTGATCCGCGTTATAGGGACAATTCGCAAGCCTTAACTGTCCCAATAGACTAGCATACACTTATCCCTATGAATTCGCAAGCCTTAATTGCGCTATAGATGAAGATATTTTCCTGGTTATATCTGCGTTTTTTTACATCTCTTTTTTTAGCACGGCACAATCGAAGTCACTCACATAGACGGGCATACACTTATCCCTATGAACACCTCTAAGAGACAGAGCCAGCACATTATCTTGACATTGATGAAGTTGCCACATACGCCCATGGTCGACAGaaacgtctcctctcactgaacaCACATCACCAAAAGGCctggaataaatccagaaaaatataAGCACCAATATCAAGTTTGGGACTTGAACTTTGGTAGGCAGGGATACCAATGTCCTCCTAACTATCCAGCCAAAAGTTCTCTCTGATTATATATGTTTGATCGTAATCAAtgtttcatatggacaaaaatacCTATTATTTAATGTCACGCTGGTAACGTATTCCACTTGTTTTTGGATTTTATTGAGAGTATATGATTTTTGTTGTCAACATAAAGTATTGCCAATTTTGTAGACAAGTCGTGTGGCTGGAGCTAGCGAATAAACGTTACGGGTGTGCTTATATAGAGAGCGTCTGATGAGTAGGAAGCCAGCCATTCCTAGTCAGCTGTCTGGACGCCATGGCTCTTGAAGCAGCGTACCACTACCTGCAGCGCGCCGTCGGCCATGGCACATCCACAGAAGCACTACTACTCACCGTTCTCCTGCTACTCATCATCCGACTAGCATGGGTAAGAGCCTTCGCCACCACCACCGCATCAGCAAAATGCAAGCAGCAGCTCCCGCCTACACCTCCCGGCAAGCTACCCATCATCGGCCACCTCCACCTTATCGGCTCCCACCCCCACGTCTCATTCCGCGACCTCGCCGCAAAGCATGGCCGCGACGGCCTCATGCTCGTCCATGTCGGTGCCGTGCCCACCGTCGTTGTGTCCACGCCCCAGGCCGCTGAGGCTGTCCTGCGCACGCACGACCACGTGTTCGCATCCAGGCCACGTAACCCCGTCGCCGACATCATCCGCTACAACTCCACAGACATCGCGTTCGCGCCCTACGGCGACTACTGGCGTAGGGCTAGGAAGGTCGTCAACACGCATCTGCTCAGCGTCAAGATGGTCTACTCCAAGCGCCATGACCGCGAAGAAGAGGTACCTAACTAAAGATGTACTATATTGCTCTTCTTTTATAGAAACACGGTACAAACACAGATGCTCACACTAATCGACTCAATGATCACTGTAGGTGCGGCTCGTGGTCGCCAAGATCCGTGAGTTGGCCACAGCTGCTCCAGGCAAGGCATTGGACATGACGGAGCTCCTGGGCGGGTACGCCAGCGACTTTGTGTGCCGTGCGGTCCTTGGAGAGTCCCACCGGAAGAATGGCCGGAACGAGCTTTTCCGCGAGCTCACCGAGATCAGCGCCTCCCTGCTGGGGGGATTCAACCTGGAGGACTACTTCCCAAGGTTGGCAAACCTGGATGTGTTCCTCAGGGTGGTTTGCTCCAAGGCAATGGGAGTCAGCAAGAGGTGGGACAACCTGTTTAACGAGCTCATCGCCGAATACGAACACGGCAAGGAAGATAACGCGGAGGACTTCGTACATCTTTTGCTTTCGCTGAAGAAAGAGTACGGTCTCTCCACGGATAACGTCAAGGCCATCTTGGTGGTAATTAACTCAACTTATAAATTTGAAGTTTTCATGCATGTTGCATAATAATTAAGTAGGTACACAATTGATAATCGATACTAAGATTATTTGTGTCATCTTGTAACAGAACATGTTTGAGGCAGCTATAGAAACATCATTCCTGGTGCTGGAATACTCCATGGCCGAGCTCATCAACAACAGGCACGTCATGGCCAAAGTGCAAAAGGAGGTAAGGGAGTCCACACCCGGCGGCGAAAAGCTGGACCTGATAATGGAGGAGGACCTCAGCGGCATGCCCTACCTCAAGGCGACCATCAAGGAGGCGATGCGCATACACCCGCCGGCGCCCTTCCTGCTCCCACACTTCTCCACCAACGACTGCGAGGTTAATGGATACACCATTCCTGCGGGAACACGTGTCATTGTGAATGCTTGGGCTCTTGCCAGAGACCCGTCGCACTGGGAGAGAGCGGAGGAGTTCTACCCAGAGAGGTTTCTCCAAGAAGGCCGTGATGCAGAGGTCGACATGTATGGCAAAGATATCCGGTTTGTGCCTTTCGGTGCCGGGCGGAGGATCTGCGCGGGGGCTACTTTCGCGATCGCTACTGTTGAGGTAATGCTGGCGAACCTCATATACCATTTCGACTGGGAGCTTCCGAGTGAGATGGAGGCCATTGGCGCAAAGGTTGATATGTCAGACCAGTTTGGGATGACCCTTCGCCGAACGGAGAGGCTTCACCTTGTTCCTAAAATTTACAAATAAGTATCACCGTTGTAGCTTTGTGTTATTTGTATCGGCTGATAGGTCAGCTAACCATTGTCCGTTATGTTAGCTGCCTATTACTATGCCACCTTAATGTAGTCGTGTTGCATGCTTCGGGAGTTTGTTGCACACCCGACGGACCTGTGGGATCCTCTACAAATGTAACAGCGAATAATGAATAAAAGTATGGTTGTATGGTAGATCGTGGTCTATGGattttgatgtaatttttattgttTTTAGTGTTCGTTGTAccaccatgattgaagatgaatagattgaaaaaatttcccgcaaaaaaaaagatcaCAGGTTCTCAACTACCCTTACTCCGCTATTTGGAATGCCGATGTGGCAATGTGCAGCCATATAAACACTCGTGTCCCAAAGTTCGAAAACTTTCTTCTCTTGGAATTTCATGCGTCAGAGATAAGCTAATACTACCGTCATCATCCTCCCATAGCGGGAACCAGAAGGCATAATTTTTTGAAAAATCAGCATGCCCACTACTGAGAAATAAAGAACAAGGAATCTAATAATATCTCACTACAAAATGACGAAAAAGCATAACAATTACTGAATATTCCACAACACTTGTCTTTGCAGAGTTCACCGTGGGCCAACTTAATGATCACGTAATTAATAACATCAgtcttgacatttttatgcatgaaAAGTCACACGTCAAATGGATTTTCAAGCGAAAATGCATGTATGCGCGTGCACATGTGTAGCTAATGTTCATTCTCTCTTGCCTTATTTCACACTATTTTCAAGAAAGGTTTAGAGCTCTACTATTTTAGTTACATCAACTAGTAGCAATATTGCACTATTCAGTATTCTTGAGAAATTTCATATTGGTCCTCATCATCATGGGCGGCTACATGAGAGTATATGTGCAATCTTTTTTACCCTTACATTAAGAAATATTGGACCCTTAGATGTCTTAGAACAAAACATTTTAGATCTCATTGTGAGCTATGATTTCCGTATAAAATTGTCTCACTTCTATAGAAGGCATCAAAGGTGAACCCATACCTTAGTGAGAAATTTGTGAGAGGGCATCTAACAATAGGAAGTATGCAATCGGTATTGCAAATCAAGTGACTGCCAAACAATGGTGTGCATAGGGGC encodes the following:
- the LOC123101969 gene encoding 3-hydroxyindolin-2-one monooxygenase, whose amino-acid sequence is MALEAAYHYLQRAVGHGTSTEALLLTVLLLLIIRLAWVRAFATTTASAKCKQQLPPTPPGKLPIIGHLHLIGSHPHVSFRDLAAKHGRDGLMLVHVGAVPTVVVSTPQAAEAVLRTHDHVFASRPRNPVADIIRYNSTDIAFAPYGDYWRRARKVVNTHLLSVKMVYSKRHDREEEVRLVVAKIRELATAAPGKALDMTELLGGYASDFVCRAVLGESHRKNGRNELFRELTEISASLLGGFNLEDYFPRLANLDVFLRVVCSKAMGVSKRWDNLFNELIAEYEHGKEDNAEDFVHLLLSLKKEYGLSTDNVKAILVNMFEAAIETSFLVLEYSMAELINNRHVMAKVQKEVRESTPGGEKLDLIMEEDLSGMPYLKATIKEAMRIHPPAPFLLPHFSTNDCEVNGYTIPAGTRVIVNAWALARDPSHWERAEEFYPERFLQEGRDAEVDMYGKDIRFVPFGAGRRICAGATFAIATVEVMLANLIYHFDWELPSEMEAIGAKVDMSDQFGMTLRRTERLHLVPKIYK